Proteins from a single region of Chloroherpeton thalassium ATCC 35110:
- a CDS encoding biotin/lipoyl-containing protein, protein MKYKAMVGQAAKYDIELENAAQEEVSLKIDGEEKTVRMMPLGGDLHKVVYENQVFTIRLLQSEGTFTVKFEGNETEVTLVDETQLLIERLGIKIENKKASGDLKSPMPGLVVKLHVSVGDPVEKGQGLLVLEAMKMQNEIKSAVSGTVTEILVSERQPVEKNQLLLKIA, encoded by the coding sequence ATGAAATATAAAGCAATGGTTGGCCAAGCGGCCAAATATGATATTGAGCTTGAAAACGCAGCCCAAGAAGAGGTGTCGCTCAAGATAGACGGTGAAGAAAAAACGGTTCGAATGATGCCTCTTGGTGGCGACTTGCATAAGGTCGTGTATGAAAATCAAGTTTTTACTATTCGCTTGCTGCAATCGGAAGGAACATTCACCGTTAAGTTTGAAGGAAATGAAACGGAAGTGACACTCGTAGATGAGACACAACTCTTAATTGAGCGGCTTGGCATTAAGATTGAGAACAAAAAAGCGTCGGGTGATTTAAAATCGCCGATGCCTGGCTTGGTTGTAAAACTTCATGTGTCGGTTGGCGATCCGGTCGAAAAAGGTCAAGGGCTTTTGGTTTTAGAAGCGATGAAAATGCAGAATGAAATTAAGTCAGCCGTTTCGGGAACAGTGACGGAAATTTTGGTCTCAGAGCGTCAGCCCGTTGAGAAAAATCAACTTTTGTTAAAAATAGCGTAG
- a CDS encoding M16 family metallopeptidase translates to MELRREESGEAQNSAASCVQKTVLPNGLTVITEHVPGVRSLSVGLWTNTGSRDETPENNGAAHFIEHMVFKGTSKRDYIQISKSLESVGGYLNAFTTKEHTCFYARSLAEHLKITIDVLTDLVFRPTFPEEELEKEKDVIIEEIKSTEDTPDDLIFDDFDKFLFESHPLGLPIAGTEESVDALTRNDTIAFLKACYRPEKMLLVGTGNLTHDALLNFAECFVPKRKTKPKSVRQTYDFGQYQPFTKEIAKPIQQAHILIGAPYIRDDKNYFSAILLNTLLGGGMSSRLNLSLREKHGLVYSVFSSISTFDEINTFSIYAGTDKDKVKKTVALIHEELGQLLGKNVPKRELDLAKAQLKGAVIMGQESVSKRQSHLARDHYYFGRDFSFDELIEMVESVSAKDIRSVAEQMLDASKFSTLIYQPKRRGKA, encoded by the coding sequence ATGGAACTACGGCGTGAGGAGTCCGGCGAGGCTCAAAACAGCGCAGCATCGTGTGTTCAAAAAACGGTGCTGCCTAACGGATTAACGGTCATTACCGAACATGTGCCTGGTGTGCGAAGCCTTTCCGTTGGACTTTGGACAAACACCGGCTCCCGAGATGAAACGCCGGAAAATAATGGCGCGGCGCATTTCATCGAACACATGGTTTTCAAAGGCACAAGCAAACGCGACTATATTCAAATTTCAAAAAGTTTGGAGAGCGTTGGCGGCTATTTGAATGCGTTTACCACCAAAGAACATACCTGTTTTTACGCTCGCAGCCTTGCTGAGCATTTGAAAATCACCATCGATGTTTTAACCGACTTGGTCTTTCGCCCGACTTTTCCAGAAGAAGAATTGGAAAAGGAAAAAGACGTCATTATCGAGGAAATCAAAAGCACGGAAGACACGCCCGACGATTTGATCTTTGATGATTTTGATAAATTTTTGTTCGAAAGTCATCCGCTTGGCTTGCCTATCGCTGGCACGGAAGAATCGGTCGACGCATTAACGCGCAACGACACTATCGCTTTTCTGAAAGCTTGTTATCGACCCGAAAAAATGTTGCTCGTCGGGACGGGCAATCTAACGCACGACGCGCTTCTGAATTTCGCCGAATGCTTTGTGCCAAAGCGAAAAACCAAACCGAAATCCGTGCGCCAAACTTACGATTTTGGGCAATACCAGCCATTTACGAAAGAAATCGCCAAGCCCATTCAGCAAGCGCATATTCTCATTGGCGCGCCGTACATTCGCGACGATAAAAATTATTTCTCCGCCATTTTGCTCAACACGCTGCTCGGCGGCGGCATGAGCAGCCGACTGAATTTATCGCTCAGGGAAAAACATGGGCTGGTTTATTCCGTTTTTTCCAGCATTTCTACCTTCGACGAAATCAACACGTTTTCCATTTACGCCGGCACAGACAAAGATAAGGTCAAGAAAACCGTTGCGCTCATTCACGAAGAACTTGGGCAACTTTTGGGAAAAAATGTGCCAAAACGAGAATTGGATTTGGCAAAAGCACAACTCAAAGGCGCGGTGATTATGGGGCAAGAAAGCGTTTCGAAGCGGCAATCGCATTTGGCTCGCGATCATTATTATTTTGGCCGCGACTTTTCATTTGACGAATTAATCGAGATGGTCGAAAGCGTTTCGGCAAAAGATATTCGTTCGGTTGCCGAGCAAATGCTGGATGCCTCAAAATTCTCCACGCTCATCTATCAACCGAAACGACGGGGAAAAGCGTAA
- a CDS encoding DnaJ domain-containing protein: MQERNYFELFGIKEKLNLDMKELQQRFYDLSRQVHPDYHQTSVQKDLSLDLSSSLNHAFATLKDRDKRLIYVIERYLGPLQDQKGKKNAPAEMLMELMEMQEKLMEYQSEPTEELHQHLNEMIAHLGKEKENFNKEIDALAEKFDQETAPEKKVELITAIRDILLKKNYIRSSLRTILNTLNPDEL; this comes from the coding sequence ATGCAAGAAAGAAATTATTTTGAGCTTTTCGGGATAAAAGAAAAACTCAATTTGGATATGAAAGAACTGCAACAGCGGTTCTATGATTTAAGCCGTCAGGTCCATCCCGATTATCATCAAACTTCAGTTCAAAAAGACCTGAGTCTGGATCTTTCGTCAAGCTTGAACCACGCATTTGCTACGCTGAAAGACCGCGACAAACGCTTGATTTATGTGATTGAACGCTATCTTGGCCCATTGCAAGACCAGAAAGGCAAAAAAAATGCGCCGGCGGAAATGCTCATGGAACTGATGGAAATGCAGGAAAAATTGATGGAATATCAATCCGAGCCGACGGAAGAACTTCATCAGCATTTGAACGAGATGATCGCGCATCTCGGTAAAGAAAAAGAGAATTTTAACAAGGAAATCGACGCGCTTGCCGAGAAATTTGATCAGGAAACCGCGCCGGAAAAAAAAGTGGAACTCATTACCGCCATTCGCGACATCCTGTTAAAAAAGAATTACATTCGCTCGTCTCTCCGAACCATTTTGAATACACTAAATCCTGATGAACTTTAG